From Quercus robur chromosome 8, dhQueRobu3.1, whole genome shotgun sequence:
GTGGCATTCATTTAATGCCAATAAAAAGGAAGATGCTAGAAGCTTCACGTTGGTTTTCTAACCAACATATACCTAGTATAAATACATGTGATGGTATGTGAGACTAGTGTGAGATTAGTGAGATGTGTGAGAGACTTGTGAAGAGTGTGAAGTAAAGGCGAAAATGGgaatttaaccataattttccAACAATATAGTTAGTAGTTTCGGTTctcaaactatattatttactagcatCTTGCGTTtataagactcgattttggcctataaattgagcatcaaagactcgatttccatactCTAATTAAGTccgatgtggcatatttttccaCATGGCGAccacatggaaatcgagtttctgagactcgatttataaccTTTATAAATTAGAACAAATCAGAGAGTAACCACCAGAACATCAGAGAAGaacacagagaaaaaaaaaaaaaaaaaaaaaaaaaaaaaaaaaaagaagatcgAGATCCGAGTGGGTGGCTTCAAACCACTATGCGCGACCCAGGCCATACGAGACCCAGGCCGCACTGGTGAGGTGAGCTCTTTCTCTTGGGATTGATGTGTTTGGgatttcttaaatttgtttttgtgtattTCGGCTTGTACATGAgacttaaaaaatttttaaatttttttgggttagaaatcgagtcttagagactcaatTTCCAGGTAGACGCCACGTGAGAAAAATACTACATCAGACGTGATCAATCCATGAAAATCAAGTCCCAAAAACTCAATTTATAGTccataaatcgagtcttttagactcgaaatactagtaaaaaatatagttttgaaaccttaactactaattatattgtttgaaaaatgGGCTCAATTCCCAATTTTGGCCTGAAGCAAAGAAATAAGTAAGAGATATTGTGTTGTGTAAATACATAGGTGTTTAGAGAGTTGATGTGTATGTCTTGTAAAAGTATTAGTGCTTGTAAAATGTTGTAATTCAAAGAGTCAAGTTTTAATAAAAACTCTTTGTTTAGTCATTTGTTCAACAATCTAGTGTCAGAGCTTCCGCTAACTCAACAGAACACACAAGATTGAACAGGACATCCTACTTTAATACAATGTTAAATTATCAATTCTCCCAAAATTTTAAGCTCTTAGGAAGTAGAGAGTTTATTCATTTACTCTAACAATGACATACACATGAATTAACCCACCATCCAAGCAAAGGGGGAAAAGAAATCCAAACTCACCTGCTTAAAGTTAAAACTTTGAGATTGGGTGAAGTCTGAAGTATATTTGGTAGTAGTTCCCAACCAACATTGTCATCAATTCCAAGCTTCAAATGGGTGAGATTATGAAAGGTGGGGAGGATGGGAACAATATTGTGCAGAGACTGAACACAGATCATTGGAAACAAAATGAATTTGATGAGATGCAGTATGCAAATAAATATAGAAGTTAACATCAGACAGAAAAGTGTGCAAGCATACCTGCATAGCATCACCAGATAATGCTAAAAGCTTGACTTGAGAGATTCCATCAAGAAGTCCAAATACACATGTACCTTGGATGCATGCTTCAACCAAAGAGGGTGTGGAATTCACTGAATAATCTTCATACATATAATCATCAATTTCCAAATACTCAAGATTTGGGGTATTAATGACAACCTTGTACTCATAATTTCCTATGCTTCTTAGACTTAAGGAAAATATTGATCTTTTCAATGAAGGTACAGAGATATTCATAATCCCCACACCATCCCAGTCATGCCTCTTTATGACCAAATCTTCAAGGACAGGACAACTAGAAAAGAGCTTTTGCATTGAGGCATCATCCCCATATATAACAGAATTCAGATAAAGGAACTTAAGTGTTGGCAAACAAATAAATGTTGGGAAGTTGAGCACAAATCTTCCATGAATTTTTAAATCCACAAGTGTTTTGCATGTGAGAAGGCACCATGGCAACTGTCCTACTCGGAAAAGCTCAGACTCAATTGTTAGCTCTAGAACCATACAAGCAATCGCAGCACAAGTCCATGAATAAAGATGTGCTGATGCATGTAATGTGTAGCATGAGAGATTGCATTTttcaatggcaaatccatcacgATGAGCAAGAACCCGGTTTACATAATCAATAAAGCAATTTACCTTGTTCATGTAATTACCAGTCAGTCGTAAAGGTATCACAAAAATAAAGACTGGGGACAGAGTCCATAGGTTCTCCCATCTCTTTGACAAGATGCTAGTCCCAACTGCTTCCTTTGGTGAAAGAAATGAGAATATGTGACAAAGCAGTGAATCTGGTAACCTACTAATCCAGTCTTCACCATTGGTGGTACTTGAATCCTCCATAACTCTGATAAACTGAAggataaaaatatgaaaaaaataaataaataaatcagagAGATAAGCTTTATCAAAGAGACTAGTGGAGTGTCTAAGCATGGTTTAATTATGTGATTGAGTCCATAAGAGATAAGCTGGCAAGTTGCAACTCGTGGCAGATTTATTATAATAGAGATTACTGGTGcattttaatgttaaaaataaaaaataaaatgaactaatagaatatttattatgataaaAACGtgaggacaaagtttagctacaaaattagttatattCTAAAActataacattactcaataaaataaacattgttacatattttgaaaatttaaccgttaaattgtatgttctttgTTCTCTTAATAaacatgttaaattttatattaatcggatattatttattatatttatctataagctctttttttatgcataattttaaattacaaaaacttgcaatttaaataatttattgatgacttagcaattgatctttaatttttttaaaattttgcaagcatggaagatataaaataaaatgtaatccaattATGGATTtgataaaattcacctccaatgaaaagatattgagtaaagttataaccttaaggtttttttttttttttagagaaaagttgtagtcttaaactataactaattttgtagcaaAAATCTTACCTATAATTTGGTTAACTCAACCACTaaggaaaaaaatggaagaCTCATGGGTCAATGAGGATAATTAATGAGAAGTTCTTGTTtgataaaaatagtaaaatactgATTTTATATCAATTTGATGATATTGGACAACCTCGTGCATACATGTGAGGTAAGAACCTTAGGTCCGATCTTATCTTGTTTCTCGGTTCAggtattatatattatatttgaacgaccttttttggttgaatgaaAGAGACTTtttctatattaattttttattataaatatgaattttaataaaCTTTAATTAGAGTTACAATATGATTATATGAAAAAggctattgtaaaattttaaagagttatataaatgaagaaaatgacaaaaagaatCCAAGATCTATAGGCCAATAAAAGTGGCctcttttgtttattattttggatAATAAGTGGACTGACAGTTTCACACGCATTTAATTTGtacaaaaagccaaaaataGGAAGGACGGAAATGAAAGGTGACCAAGAGACCACCAAGAGCAAGAGGGAGTCGGTTTCTTATTTGGACATGTCTAAATCCTCTTTCCCAGGCCAGATGCAATCCATAATGTATAGCCCATTATTTGGCAACAAAACTATTTGTAAAATGTAAAGAGAACCTCAAAACCCAATTCCCATGATGACCATTGGCACTGCCACCAGTACTGagtttgatattatttttctctaaagTCATCCAATGGATAAGTTTAGGGGCACAAGGTATGGGTTTAACTTTAATCACTTTGTGAACTTCAATTGCATATTGTAAAACCTATAACCCTTACTTGGTCTTTTAATGGATTGGGTCAACCCGGTATgactcatattttttttttgttacatacaaaaaagttaaatatatataataataataaataaaaaaacttgagcatattttttttgtcttcatgtTAATACAAATAatctactaactatataaaaagcgCGAATGCCATCTACAGTAATTTCTACTATGATTTTGGTTTCGTGAGTCCTCCTTTTTTGTCCGTTTGTGGAGTGCTAAATGGTGCGTTTTCTCTCTGGAAATCTCCggatattttctctctcttttctctctggaAGAACTCCCTgtatctcttctctctctcttttctctctatcaTTTCAGGATGGCAAGACCAGATCGGCTctggaagaaagaagaaaaaaaaaacatgggaaGAACTCTCTGTATCtcttctctatcttttctctctatcaTTTTAGGATGAGAGGACCAGATCGACTCAGGAATTTCTGGTTTCGTCAATCACTgcccaaaatcaaacacaatgcAGTTAACAACACAAACCCCATCATAATcattcaaaaagccaaatataccataaaaaagaaaaaagaaaaaagaaacaaaagaaaacacacaaacacaaacaaattcacaatcttttctctcaaaaatattttatttcaaatcacaaaaaatccattaaaaaaaaaaaaaactaatctgaatccacaaaaaacccatttaaaaaaaaaaaaaaaaactaaactaaactgaATCCATATcgattaactatataaaaatctGGTTTCGTCAATCACTgcccaaaatcaaacacaatgtAGTTAACAACTCAAACCCCATCATAATCATTCAAAAAACTAAACTGAATccacaaaaaacccattaaaaaaaaaaattaaactgaaTCCATATCTATTGACTATATAAAAATCCGGTTTCGTCAATCAGTgcccaaaatcaaacacaatatcttatttcaaatcacaaaaaacccatttaaaaaaaaaaaaaaacaaactgaatccacaaaaaacccattaaaaaaaaaaaaaaaaaactaaactgaaTCCATAAAAGATCATTCAAAaccattgaaaataaaatacagaAACAAACCTCAAAGAAAGCATTGTAAGGAGCAGCATCAAAATTCGAAATCTTCTATAAAACTTCTTGAGAATAGGGAAAATGATAGAGGAAAGAGTGACTCTCCAAGATTTGTGATATTGAGGGGTAGAATACGGTGGTAGCAAGTAGCAAGCAGTGGAGGTGAAGGCAGAGaagtgaggagagagaaagagagaggaagcaGACGTTCATGAGAGAAGGAGAGTTTGGGGCTTGGACGGCTGATGAAAGAATAAGCAGGTGGGTATAAATATTTCTAAGGTTTAAAATTGTGATGCtgtcgtgttttttttttttttttttttttttttttttttttttttttttaagctaaataccaaaacgacgtagttttggAACTAACATTAAACTTAATGTTAGATCCAAGACACATCgtaggtgtcaatttcttataagtcaaaataaaataataaaatatgaaactgtaaccaaccacaattgaaaataaatgttttgtgaaaatgttatgacaCTTGTTAGTATAGTATTTTTtcactgtagctacagtaccaAGCGACACTACAGtgcctacttttttttttaagtaattagtttgtgttttcttttttccttttaaatatttatgtaagctggtatatatattgttatactgacataacaaattttacaatattttcacaattattgacgtgtcaatttcttacaaatcgaaataaaataataaaatatgagactgtaatcaaccacaactaaaaataaatgtttataaTAAAAGTGCAAATACGTGCATAGTGTCTTGGCACTGTACATCCAGTGTTTTTGCACAGCACTATAGCTACAACAATGCTCtggtttagttaatttttttttttttttagtaatcggtttgtgtttttttttttcttttaaatattgatgTAAGCTGACatttatattgttatactgacataacaaatttcacaatattttcacaattattgacgtgtcaatttcttacaagtcgaaataaaataataaaatatgaggttataaccaaccacaactgaaaataaatatttttaaaaaatgttacaacacttattattatcacaatattttcataattgttgaaATCTCACTTTcttatatatcaaataaaaaatgctaaatccacaacattttaacattaatttcataacaaatcataggtaagcTATTATTGATGGATAGCACTGGAGCTacagtgcttttggtttattcaactggcactgtagctacaatgCCTAAAGTTTTCAGTGACCAACCACagctaaaaataaatgtttttagaataaaaataacaatgttatcagtttaaaaccaataataacttgtcatttaaaatttgttttaaaaatgttatgaatatagcatttctctcaaataaaattaaaaaaatatctattctgatcataaaaataaagatattgtgaaaatattgtgatattttgtagtattcttaaatttattttttaatataatcaaattaggtgacaaaatttatgatttcacacacaaaatttatattaattttctcactACAGGGGGCAGCATCGTGCCTTGCACGTGCAGCCAACgctagtaataataaaaaatccttCGGTGATTTTTTGCCCAACtactatttttataattataataataataataatactataaGAAAAATGAATCATTGATGGTGATTTCTTTAAGGTTTATTAATTATGATTATATGTTTTTCTCacttaataactcatttagcacaaaaattcaagaaaattaaaatggattCCTTGATTTTTGTAGTGTATTAAATAGTTGTACCAAAAACACGAAAAATTTGGTGGGACAAATGGCAAAAAATTAAACTCCAATTTGAGatctaaatgaatttttttaaagctttggcattatatatatgtactaGTTAAAGGTCTGTGCGTTGCACggttttatgataaaatttatagaatacatgtaaaaataattattatattttaataattattataacaaaataaataattcttatgaataaataaataattcttattaattgtgttataatattatttttagttacatgtatcaaactatttgcatatgaattttgcatttaatgAATCTACATATGATTACAAACCTTTCTTAGGATATGCTTGAAATCTTTTATGAcaaacctgaaaaaaaaaaaaatcaagaagaaaattaaattgaattaaaaaaaaaaatataaccatATAGATTGTAAAGTTGCATATGAGTCTATGACCgctttgaaataaaattttaaaaaatagctatCATTTCAACtttgattttactattttagtcaaaaaagtttgataattgcaaaggaaaaaaaaccctattttATAGTGATGGCTCAAGAGTAAAAATAATCAATgcacaaaaaaattgatattggaAGAATGATTACTTTTTAAAGATTATGAAAATTCAGgaattaaagtttcaaaattttgcaattaaaaaccaaaaaaaaaaaaaaaatgaataatgaaaattttttgggaataaaaaattatactaataattagcaaaaaatattaattaatgttGCAAACCAATACATAATACTATGCATACTTTACATAAATAAGTATTAagtaataatattcaaaatataaatataaaaaaaaaaaaaaaaaaaaaggggacaaCATGAATAAAtccaatttgaaaaaataaatttcattttgtttaaaaaaattatataaaaaatcctATTAACTTAATAGTGGTGTATTTAGatgatccaaaaaaataataaagcatatgCTTTCGTGCCTAATCACATCTAGGaaataataaagcattcaaAATATTGAAAGGCAATTTAAATTCATGTATGCTTGCAAGAGATACGTACTTGTCCACCATTGCTGgaaaaaaacacaataacaaagaagagaaatacaTACATGTAATACTTTGGATGGTAGGTTTGATAAAAACTTCTACTATGGATTTTACAGACATCAAATTTCCTAAGtaataagaggaagaaaaaaaaaaggagagttaGATTTCTAAACACatagaaattataaaagaatgagaattactaataataatgggggagagaaaagaagaagatgttgtTATGCCTAAGAATATATAAGAATACATagaaaaatgtaatatatatagaaaattttcaGTTATAAGGAAGTTAGATTTCTAATCACTCTAGgaattataagagaagaagagtTAATTTAGGATATATGTTTTATCCACAACATAAAAATGTCATAtagattgaatgaaaaaaaaaaaaaaaaaaaatgttgacaaCAATGACATCAACgtaagtaataataaaaaataattaaaaaaacaaaataaaaaaagaagaagaagtaagtAAACGTGAATGATGCTAATAAGGAAATaggatagatttttttttaaaaaaacccttataatcaatttagaattttaaggttatctaaagaagaagaagtaaaactcaatgtaacttattttttaaagttatctAAAGATTACTTATTTCAGGTacctaatttgaaattttttagataaaaatgtGTCATCTATATCAATTAACATAGGCTTGGGCCTCATGTGTATCAATTAGTTAGAATTCTACATTAACGTTAATCATAATTCTATATTAAGTTTTAGTGTTTATCCAAAGAATAAAAAGTGAAGGAAGGATGTAGGGAcaagggaccaaaatagtatatTGGGTCTTGAGCCTTGTTCGAGGACATTGATAGGTTCGAGGAGAAGCAAATAGTTGTTAAACGT
This genomic window contains:
- the LOC126694688 gene encoding F-box protein At4g22280-like, with the translated sequence MLRHSTSLFDKAYLSDLFIYFFHIFILQFIRVMEDSSTTNGEDWISRLPDSLLCHIFSFLSPKEAVGTSILSKRWENLWTLSPVFIFVIPLRLTGNYMNKVNCFIDYVNRVLAHRDGFAIEKCNLSCYTLHASAHLYSWTCAAIACMVLELTIESELFRVGQLPWCLLTCKTLVDLKIHGRFVLNFPTFICLPTLKFLYLNSVIYGDDASMQKLFSSCPVLEDLVIKRHDWDGVGIMNISVPSLKRSIFSLSLRSIGNYEYKVVINTPNLEYLEIDDYMYEDYSVNSTPSLVEACIQGTCVFGLLDGISQVKLLALSGDAMQSLHNIVPILPTFHNLTHLKLGIDDNVGWELLPNILQTSPNLKVLTLSRDL